The Hordeum vulgare subsp. vulgare chromosome 4H, MorexV3_pseudomolecules_assembly, whole genome shotgun sequence genomic interval aaggaagaaatacttctttccagcgtgagttgccggggtgatagggccacatagatcaccatggagcagctcgagtgcatcacctgCACgaaaggtagactgagcagggaatgacctgcggtgctgttttccaaccaagcacccgtcacatactcgatcaatatggtcgataactggcatcccggataccatctccatctttgacatcttcttcatggcgtagaagttaacgtgtccaaatctagcatgccataaccacgaatcatcatcactcttggcaagccaacactccggttgagattgatcaaggttgaggatatagagcctattccgtgtgcgattaacacgagctagcacgtttcggaggttgtcgtagatcgtcatcactccgctctctatattcaccttgcatccattctcgtcaagcttcccaataaagatgatgttgttgcgcagccgtgggatgtagtacactccggtgagtatgcgatgttcgcctgtgagaccctcaaagaggacagatccttgcccgcaaatctccacagctgaaccatcaccgaacttgaccgagccttcaacatcgtattccagctcgaggaatttctccttgcaccccgtcatgtggttactggcacccgtgtcgagctaccacgacacgttctgatcaccggataactttggtgtcactttttcctcatgaagtagcaccttccggcttggttttacaaccaccgtttcagcgagatcagaaacttcggccatcagaagacctggaccttcgtcttcttgctttgccaaattttccttgatctcccgcttgttaggctttggacaatccttcgcaaagtgacccatcttattgcagttatagcacttgacctcggacaagtccaagttccgtggtttctgctctttagattggcccgccttaccacgaccttgtggtttgccttttcctttgccttttccggtttgtccatcgcccttcgtgttgcttgagccttcgccaccgtcacgccttcctttgctacttggggcttcccaatctgcgcgcgagtacatgagttggtcactacctcctcctttgccttttcgacagccacgagcattctcttcccacgtccgcaggcgtccgatcgcctccgttatggtcatgtcgtcgatgtcgtaaagctgctcgagcgtgccgatgatgtacgtgaatttgtcagtcactgaactgaaaaatttctccacgatctcagtctcatcgagctttgcaccaagcgcgtggatctctcccaccaaagtagtaagacgcatgacgtagtcattcaccgattcagtttcctccatctgcaacttgtgaaattggtgcttcagcacttgtgcccttgccttggtgacgcgatcttctccgatcctcatctcctttagtgcgttccacgcctctcttgccgtctcgaactccgccaatgtcattagcacggaatccggcacagactgggctatggcggccatggcaccttcgtcgcgctcctcgtcgacgtcgtcgtccgtgatggcctcccacactcgaagggatcgaagaataatcttcatcttcaccgcccacacgccgtagttggcgtcggtgagcatcgggtactggatggggatgttgcgatgcgcctggatgttagcgccgctcgttcctccaccactggttgctgacttgacgcccttcttcaccttgtcgccgttcttgttcgccttggcaccgtcgctgccggacttgaccgactcagcgtcgctgtctgtcatcgtagatcgtagatcgtcgaggctctagataccaattgttggctttgaatCGCTGGATCAAATCACCCAGCTACGACGTGTACGTGCAgcaaagcaaacaagcaagcaagctagcagctTGATGGATCTTGCCTGCAGGTACACGTACGTAACCTGATAGAAGCTGGCTCGTCTGCACTCGATGAATCAAACTCGACGGAAACTCTGGACAAAACGTCTCGTGTTGTAACGAACGAAACAGGTTGATGGAAAACTGAATTTGGTGGTGTCTAAACTTGCAccttttctccttttcttcttgcgTATATATAGTACGAATACAGACGTTGCCGCGTCCAACACATAGCCGGCTTGGCCATCAACACGACGCAGATTCGGACTCGTACAACACTTGTCCGGTTTACAACTCTTTTTACTATTCTATGTTTAGACTCAACTAGGTTAATTACCACAAAGAGTAGATTTATGATGAAGAACACTTCGGTGATGATCATGTGAATTAGGACGCTTTCCAGTCAGAATGTCTCTAgggttaaggaagatgacatagaTCCATGGTATTTTTGAAGATTCCCGTTGCGAGTATATGTTTGATGTTTGGCCTTCACaatcctatctatgtaagacttgatcatAATGGTCATAATTTGTGTAAGACAGTATGTAATGAATGTAAGACTCTTGATTATCcagttctgtgtgttcagtgggcATTGAttctgggatcactatacacgtgcattcgaTGACGAAGTCATATCAATCGGGGTCCCCACGCTAAATTTGTGGGAATAAATTCCGCGGGAATTTTCTTAGTATTTCGTAATAACAACATTGTAAGGAAATTCTCCACTCGGCCAAACATGttaaaataatgattttattcTATGGTAAGAAAAAATGATGCACCCAAAATGGTTTAAGAATGTCATTCCATGAAGAAACTTCGCCAGAATATTTGTAAATGGTTgctattttttttttcattttacgGTTCGTGGACTCGAGCTTAAAAAATCACTTTCACAAATGGGTGAACCCGTACTCCTATATTCGATCCAGATATAAGAACGTATGAAACGACAACACTTGGAACAAACAGTCTCAACTTACTTAACTACATATACCTTGGAATCTCATTCACTCGGATGTTCAGAGATGTCTGCACCGTAGTGGGTAACAAAATATTTTAGCCTTCGCCGGCAAAAAAAGTTGGTTGCTGGCGGCTGGCTCGCAAACAAAAGTGTGACGGACGCACGACATTTTGATCGCCCAAATTTGCCTGCAGTAACACCGAGCAACCAGCCGGGGGTTGTGAAACCGAAGAAACGGGGACTGAATTAACATGCCCGGTGAAAACAACATGCATAGCATAGCATAGCAATTGCTGTTGATTGGGGTCTATATAAGGGAGGTTGATCAACGTATGCCTGCACAGAGACGCATAGGTTGCAGGCAACTGACAAACATGGCTAACGCGAAGCTGCTGGCCGTATTTGCTCTCCTGCAGGTCCTATCGGTCCTCCTCCACGTCCATGGCGTCTCCGGGGCCATCAGCCTGACGCACAAGCGTGCAAAGCGGCCCGGCGGCGGGAAATGCCACATCAGCGGCTTCCTCCGCGGCAAGGCCGGCAAGTGCAACCCGGAGCACGGTTCCGACTGTTGCGTCTCCGGCCACCGCTACCCGCAGTTCCGGTGCTCGCCCCCGGTGTCGGCGGAGACGCCGGCGATCCTGACGCTGAACAGCTTCGCGGCAGGAGGAGACGGTGGAGGCAAGTCCTTCTGCGACAACCGGTTCCACCCGGACAGCGCGCGGGTGGTGGCGCTGTCCACGGGGTGGCTGCGCCTGGACGGCACGCGAAGGTGCAACAAGATGATCCGCATCAACGGGAACGGGCGGTCGGTGCTGGCCAAGGTGGTGGACGAGTGCGACTCGGTGAACGGCTGCGACGAGGAGCATAATTTCGAGCCACCGTGCCCGAACAACGCCGTGGACGGATCGCCGGCGGTGTGGAAGGCGCTGGGGCTCAAGCAGTCGATTGGAGAGTTCAAGGTCACCTGGTCTGATGTCTGAGCTAAGACCCGCCAGGGAGACCTGTGTGCACCTCACTTACTATATGCAGCGTGTGGTGGGTGAGAtgctacgtacgtacgtacgtactctTGGTGGCGGAGTTGCTGCTAATCTAACTAAATAAGCCGCCGTTCGCGTATGTTTTCTCAGGTTTATGTATTTGTTATGTTTCGATGCTAGTAtgctactccctctgtctcaaaataactgtctcaactttgtactagctctaatacaaagttgtactaagcttaagacacttattttgggacgtagGGAGTACTTGCTGGCTAAATACCCGTGTGTTGTTGCGGAGCGACAAAAAAAAATATGATTATGTAAATGATGTGCCTCACGTACGTGTTAATTACTCCGACCTTTCTTCTACCAAATACTACCTTGTTCTTGCTCTTGTCGCCATGCATCTCTTTCCCTCCATCACAATCCACAAGACGGTTTCAAAAAACAATCCACAAGACACTACTAGGATTGACGGTTTTGCCAAGTGTCGGACACTTGGCAAACAAGAAActccctctgtttttaaatataagtttttgttAGAGATTTAACTAGGAGAATATATACGAAATAAAGTGAACGAacatacactttaaaatatgtctatatatatatatttgtatttAGCCCTTTAGTGGaacttctaaaaagacttatatttaggaacagagggagtacttgccAAATGTTCTGGTTTTGACATTAGATTTTAGTATGGTGAAAAACTTAATTAAGATGACTTCAAATGAAAAGTTCTCAATATGAGAACGTTTTGTATTGTCATAATGAGAAACTTTGGTATTTGGGTTATCACCATCCGTTCTCATCTAAAGGGACGAAATTATACTTAAAGTATTAAGATTTGGTATTCAGAGTACTATTCGACCGATTACACCTTCAAGATGGATTGATATGCAAAATGTCTCAACATGAAAAAGTTCCGTCTCGTCGAGACATTCGATTTTGATATAATGATAGTCTTAATCAAAATTGGTATGCAAAAATTAGAGTCAAAACGGTGTGCTGCAAAGGTCTGCCCTTGAAGTTCCGGGTACAAATTCTCGGGAGGTTCCGGGCTAGACAAAAAGTTTGCAGGTGATATGCCTTGAAAACTGGACTACTTGTCCCGGGCATGTGGGGTTTCTGGTCCATAAAATACCCACACTTGTGCACCGCACTTCCGGACGGGTTTCCTTCGACGTGACTTGTGATGTATCACCCCCTGGCGTCGAGGGTACACGGTAACGTGTTCATGTGCGAACACACTTTTTGAAGATTCCGTTGGGGGCGAAGCTTTGAATGGTCTCCAGCCCGCGTTCTTGCTACCAAGAGATCGTCATCGGGTTTGCAATCTACAATGGTAATATGAATATCAATTCACTTATGTACATGCAAATAATGCTTATGTTGTTGCTAGATCGTTTAATGAGTGATATGtatccaacgtacctataattttttattgttccatgttgttatattatcatccttggatgttttataatcattttatagtaactttatatcattttttgggactaacctattgacatagtgcttaGTGCGAGttattattttttgcttttttttccttcacagaaaatcaatatcagatgaagtccaaatgccacgaaactatttggagattttttttgtaCCAGAAGGAAGCATCAGGACAAAGGATACCAACCAGGGGAGGTACATGAGGCCCACTAGGCCCTTGGCGCGCCCTAGATGGTAATGGGAGCCTCAGGCACCTCCTCCATCgcctgtgagctctataaatactccaatattccagaaaccctagagagccgatgaaaaatcgtttcaaccgccgcaagttccagaagccacgagaTCCCATCTAGAACCCGTTCCGGAGGGGAACACAGTCAAAAAGGGGTTCAtcgtcctcattggtgctcctctgatgatgcgtgagtagttcatatcagacctacgggtccataggcatTAGCTAGatgtctttttctctcattttgcttctcaatacaatggt includes:
- the LOC123446979 gene encoding putative ripening-related protein 4; this encodes MANAKLLAVFALLQVLSVLLHVHGVSGAISLTHKRAKRPGGGKCHISGFLRGKAGKCNPEHGSDCCVSGHRYPQFRCSPPVSAETPAILTLNSFAAGGDGGGKSFCDNRFHPDSARVVALSTGWLRLDGTRRCNKMIRINGNGRSVLAKVVDECDSVNGCDEEHNFEPPCPNNAVDGSPAVWKALGLKQSIGEFKVTWSDV